The following proteins are encoded in a genomic region of Anguilla anguilla isolate fAngAng1 chromosome 15, fAngAng1.pri, whole genome shotgun sequence:
- the lrrc3 gene encoding leucine-rich repeat-containing protein 3, with the protein MGYEGGAGDAGRLMGPGVPGGPVSTAAGALLRGCVVLAVLLCPGLAVCPKSCHCAEKGGVVVVQCASQNLEKIPADLPGDTVALLLGSNRITRIPGQAFRGLPRLQELDLSHNAIQEVDAGAFQGVSEGLRSLDLSHNRMRSVPKEAFARLRAQVRLSHNPWHCECALQEALQELRLDPDTAAEVSCHTAAQDQYAGRPVVQVLDSGINFCNYHHRTTDVAMFVTMFGWFAMVIAYVVYYVRHNQEDARRHLEYLKALPSSSQISRDFDTVSTVL; encoded by the coding sequence ATGGGTTatgaggggggggcgggggatgcaGGCAGGCTAATGGGGCCGGGTGTGCCCGGGGGGCCGGTCTCCACAGCCGCCGGTGCGCTGCTCAGAGGCTGTGTAgtgctggctgtgctgctgtgtcccGGGCTCGCCGTGTGCCCCAAGAGCTGCCACTGCGCAGAGAAGGGGGGCGTGGTGGTGGTGCAGTGCGCCTCCCAGAACCTGGAGAAGATCCCTGCGGACCTGCCGGGGGACACGGTCGCCCTGCTGCTGGGGTCCAACCGCATCACCCGAATCCCGGGCCAGGCCTTCCGGGGCCTGCCGCGGCTGCAGGAGTTGGACCTCTCGCACAACGCCATCCAGGAGGTGGACGCAGGGGCCTTCCAGGGGGTCTCTGAGGGCCTGCGGTCGCTGGACCTCTCGCACAACCGCATGCGCAGCGTGCCCAAGGAGGCCTTCGCCCGGCTGCGGGCCCAGGTCCGGCTGTCGCACAACCCCTGGCACTGCGAGTGCgccctgcaggaggcgctgcagGAGCTGCGGCTGGACCCCGACACCGCGGCCGAGGTCAGCTGCCACACCGCCGCCCAGGACCAGTACGCCGGCAGGCCCGTCGTGCAGGTGCTCGACTCCGGTATCAACTTCTGCAACTACCACCACCGCACCACCGACGTGGCCATGTTCGTCACCATGTTCGGCTGGTTCGCCATGGTCATCGCCTACGTGGTGTACTATGTGCGCCACAACCAGGAGGACGCCCGCCGACACCTGGAGTACCTCAAGGCCCTGCCCAGCAGCTCCCAGATCAGCAGGGACTTCGACACTGTCAGCACCGTGCTCTAG